In Daphnia pulicaria isolate SC F1-1A chromosome 5, SC_F0-13Bv2, whole genome shotgun sequence, a single genomic region encodes these proteins:
- the LOC124341314 gene encoding uncharacterized protein LOC124341314 isoform X1: MKFSTSSTIFLLVCVVYTRANNQRLPTAEIGEITNTFLAKSALEIPAEEGDGDFAVDTDSSVDKEEGQGIYVFTYRTKGDVGDDLFKLCGFFDQTDVRGPIGNELRKEGTEAAALMTQTSFTKSYVHSYTLVDKDASRIEQTQGMFNKYGKRWAHLQIQKYKFKPPYHSPPIIYGNVCVQTDKTFPIDLIRKALNETMEKYVRVWLEVAPKVVPEDPK, encoded by the exons ATGAAGTTTTCG ACGTCATCTACTATCTTCCTGTTAGTTTGCGTGGTCTATACTCGTGCTAATAATCAACGCCTTCCAACAGCAGAAATAGGAGAGATTACAAATACTTTCTTAGCAAAATCAGCCCTTGAAATTCCGGCCGAGGAAGGAGATGGAGATTTTGCCGTTGACACAGACTCGAGTGTAGATAAAGAGGAAGGTCAAGGTA TTTACGTTTTCACCTACCGGACCAAGGGGGATGTCGGTGATGATCTATTTAAGCTATGTGGCTTTTTTGACCAAACTGACGTAAGAGGACCCATTGGCAACGAACTGAGAAAAGAGGGAACTGAGGCTGCCGCATTAATGACACAGACTTCCTTTACGAAAAGTTATGTACATTCTTATACCTTAGTTGACAAAGATGCATCTCGCATCGAACAAACTCAAGGTATGTTCAATAAATACGGTAAGCGATGGGCCCATTTGCAGATCCAAAAGTATAAATTCAAACCTCCTTATCATTCTCCTCCGATTATTTATGGAAACGTCTGTGTACAAACCGATAAAACATTCCCCATCGACTTGATTCGAAAGGCATTAAATGAAACTATGGAGAAATATGTTAGAGTTTGGCTTGAGGTTGCCCCCAAAGTGGTACCTGAAGACCCAAAGTAG
- the LOC124341314 gene encoding uncharacterized protein LOC124341314 isoform X2, which produces MKFSTSSTIFLLVCVVYTRANNQRLPTAEIGEITNTFLAKSALEIPAEEGDGDFAVDTDSSVDKEEGQVYVFTYRTKGDVGDDLFKLCGFFDQTDVRGPIGNELRKEGTEAAALMTQTSFTKSYVHSYTLVDKDASRIEQTQGMFNKYGKRWAHLQIQKYKFKPPYHSPPIIYGNVCVQTDKTFPIDLIRKALNETMEKYVRVWLEVAPKVVPEDPK; this is translated from the exons ATGAAGTTTTCG ACGTCATCTACTATCTTCCTGTTAGTTTGCGTGGTCTATACTCGTGCTAATAATCAACGCCTTCCAACAGCAGAAATAGGAGAGATTACAAATACTTTCTTAGCAAAATCAGCCCTTGAAATTCCGGCCGAGGAAGGAGATGGAGATTTTGCCGTTGACACAGACTCGAGTGTAGATAAAGAGGAAGGTCAAG TTTACGTTTTCACCTACCGGACCAAGGGGGATGTCGGTGATGATCTATTTAAGCTATGTGGCTTTTTTGACCAAACTGACGTAAGAGGACCCATTGGCAACGAACTGAGAAAAGAGGGAACTGAGGCTGCCGCATTAATGACACAGACTTCCTTTACGAAAAGTTATGTACATTCTTATACCTTAGTTGACAAAGATGCATCTCGCATCGAACAAACTCAAGGTATGTTCAATAAATACGGTAAGCGATGGGCCCATTTGCAGATCCAAAAGTATAAATTCAAACCTCCTTATCATTCTCCTCCGATTATTTATGGAAACGTCTGTGTACAAACCGATAAAACATTCCCCATCGACTTGATTCGAAAGGCATTAAATGAAACTATGGAGAAATATGTTAGAGTTTGGCTTGAGGTTGCCCCCAAAGTGGTACCTGAAGACCCAAAGTAG